AATACGCCGCGCACGTCACCAGCGCGTCGCAGGGTGCGGTGACGGATGCGGATTTGAAGTTGTAAGGGGAATCTCGCGAGGAACGTGTTTTTGTCGGGCTACAACCCTGAAAGGGCTGCATCGCCGCTGCTGCCCAATTCACCAAAGACGTTTCCATTTTTGGTAGGGCGGAGCTGCTGCTCCGCCTCGAGTTTGGGCGACGCAATCTCGCCTTCACGAGACTATTATTTGTTTGCCTTTCCTCCGCGTCTCCGCAGTGAATGAAGGTCGGCGTTTAGTTGGTCTCAGCCATACTTTCAAGTTATGCTGAGGCAAGAAACATGGTCTTTCACTACATCACGCATCGTGTGGCATTGTGTTGCCATGATGAAACTACGAAAAGCAACCGAACGAGGGCACGCCGAACACGGCTGGCTGGACACGTATCACACTTTCAGCTTCGCGGACTACTACGACCCGCAATGGATGGGCTTTCGCAGCCTGCGCGTCATCAACGATGATCTCGTGATGCCGGGACAGGGTTTCGGAACGCATCCGCATCGCGACATGGAAATCATCACCTACATTCTCAGCGGCGCGCTGGAGCACAAGGATTCCATGGGCAATGGCCGCGTGATGCGCCCGGGCGAGGTGCAATACATGGCCGCCGGCACCGGCGTGCAACACAGCGAATTCAATCCGTCAAAGGACGAAGCGGTGCATCTGCTGCAAATCTGGATTCTGCCGGATGCCAAAGGCCTGAAACCGCGCTACGCCGAGAAGTCGCTCAAAGACGCCGCGATCGGGACGTTGCATCTCGTGACGAGCAAGACGGGGCGCGACGGGTCGATCGCCATCAACCAGGACGCCGATCTGTGGCTCGCCAAACTTGACGCGGGCAATCGCGTCACGCATAAGCTTGCGCCCGGACGCCACGCGTGGGTCCATGTGGCCGAGGGCGAGGTGTCGCTCAACGGAAAGAAGCTGAGCGGTGGTGACGCGGCGGCGGTCGGCGAAGAAACCGCGTTGGAGTTGAGCGCAACCAAACCGGCGCAGGTCCTGTTGTTTGACTTGAATTGAACGATGAACCGGAGACGACCGGGGAGAATTTTCCGGTTGTCTCCGTTCGTTCCCGCGGGTAAACCAAACAAAAAAGAAAGGAACAAATCCTCATGAAAGTCGTCGTCATCATTGCGCGTGTCTTGCTCGGTCTCGGCTTTTTGGTGTTCGGATCGAACGCCTTCCTCCAGTTCATTCACGCGCCGCCGCCGGAAGGCCTGGCCGCCGATTTCACCAAGGCGCTGTTCGTGAGTCATTACTTTTACGCGGTCGCCGTGTTGCAAATCCTCGGCGGCGCGATCCTGCTGATCGGACGCTTTGTGCCCCTGGGCCTGACGCTGCTGGGGCCGGTGATCGTGAACATTGTGTTGTTCCACATCTTTCTTGAACCCAAGGGCCTGCCGGTGGCGATTGTGTTTGCCGCGCTCACGCTGATTGTGCTTTGGGCGAACCGCGAAGCGTTCAAGGGCTTGCTCAAGCCGTGAGCGAAAGACCCGAGAAGAGCGGGAGAACGATTAAGAGAAGATTTTGAGTGAGATGAGCGAGCGTTCTTGATCATAATCGTTCTCCCAACCGCGATCCCCGGTATCTGATACTTCACGAACTCAACTGACCCCTGACACCGGGAAATGACTCGTCCGGTCACCTGAACGGCTGATTCTTCGAGGCGAAGCGCCGGATTATTACGACGGCGAGGAATAATCACGCTCAACGGCCTTTCAAAGCGGTGGGAGTCAGATCTGTTGCCGGAAGGGCTTCCGTAACCGGTAGCTCTCCGCGCAGCATCTTCGCACCGGCGCCAACAAGGCGAAGATAGAAGTCGCCTGGCAAACCCTCGAAGGTTACGAACTTCACCCCGCTACCGGCCGGCACGTCGTTGGTGCATTTGAAAATCGCGGTGCCCTCGTCCACCTCGTCGAACATGGCGACGTAGATCATCGTGGCACGGGCGCGCTTCGCCGTGACGAACTGTGACCAGAGGAACTCGCCTTTCAACCGAGGAATGGCATCGAACTGCTTTCCATACATGTTGAACCAGCTGAATCCCGGAAAGACCACCGGCAGGAAATCAATCTTTCGTTCCGCGCACCAGGCCATGTCCGGCCGCCAGGTTTTCTCGCCGTGCCGTTTCGCTTCGACCGGACTGCGATAACGGCCGACCGTCCACGGGCTGACGACGTCTGCGAGTTTGATTATCTCGTGCAATTCCGGATCCTTCACCGCGTCGCGTTCAAGCTCGCGCCAGTAGCTCGGCACACCGAGCATGATGGAACAGCCGTCCTGTTTCAGAAATTCCACCAACCGTCGGCATTCCTCCAGCGTGTAACGACGGCCGTCATTGAAGCCAACGCCCCACACCGCGACGAGCGGACGCCCGCGATGGTGCAGATACGCAGGGTCGTCCGTCACCTTCATTTGTGACCGCAGAGTGCGCCAGTCATCCATCACCTCGTGAATGCGGTTGGTGCCCAGACCGCTCAGGTCATACATCACCGCGTAGGCGCGGCCGAATCGATTTGCCCCCTCGCGACAATGCGCCAGCACCGCGTTGTTGTGGCGCAACGCCCGCGGGTCACGCAGGTCGTTGATGAAACGCTGCACAAACGCGCCATCAATGCCGTAGTCGCGCATCCATTGAAAATGCCGCAGCACCGTCGGCTGCTTGAACGAGCTGAACACCTCGGCGGTGCGGCCAGCCGCGTTGGTGAAGCCCGTCGCGAAACGCTCGTCCGCGCCGAGTTCGGAAACGTCCGGCCACAAATCGATCTTCGCGTTGCCGGGCGCGAGCGGCCCGCGCCGCCTCGTCCAGTGAACCCACCCGCGTTCGGCGCCATCGCCCTCCGCGTTAAACCAGCCCTGATAACCGCACATCACCTTGTTCGAGAGCGTGCTGGTATCCACTCCCCGCACGCTCGGGCCGACGTAAGGCCGGAGCGTTTCCAGCTCGACGGCTTCGCGCGTCAGTGAAGCCGCGTTCATCCCCGCGCTGCCGAGGGTGAGAAGACAACCGGTGGTGACAAACGGGGCAATGAAGCGAAGGGCCAAATTATCTTTCACGCGTTCATACTACCACATTGTGACTGTCCGCCGCATTAAACGCGTGCTGATGAAACGGCAGATGTAACAATTGTGCTTCCAGCTTTGGCGACTGAAACATCGCCTGTCCCGCTTAACATTGTCGGCATGAAAGTCGCCACCATCGTCGTTCGTGTCCTGCTGGGACTCATGTTCGTTGTCTTCGGCTCAAACATCTTTGTCCACTTCATCCCGATGCCGGAACAAAAGCCATCACTCATGACCGACTTCGCCAACGCGCTTATGAAACGTGGTTACGTGTATGTCATTGGTTTTTACAGGTTGCGGTTGGTCTGCTGCGCCTGATTGGACGCTACGTTCCCCTGGGGCTGACGCTGCTCGGCCCGGTCGTCGTGAACATCCTGCTTTTCCACATTTTCCTCGAACCACGGGCCGGCCAATGGCCACATCGTCTCTGCTCTCGCGCTG
This Candidatus Angelobacter sp. DNA region includes the following protein-coding sequences:
- a CDS encoding pirin family protein, producing MMKLRKATERGHAEHGWLDTYHTFSFADYYDPQWMGFRSLRVINDDLVMPGQGFGTHPHRDMEIITYILSGALEHKDSMGNGRVMRPGEVQYMAAGTGVQHSEFNPSKDEAVHLLQIWILPDAKGLKPRYAEKSLKDAAIGTLHLVTSKTGRDGSIAINQDADLWLAKLDAGNRVTHKLAPGRHAWVHVAEGEVSLNGKKLSGGDAAAVGEETALELSATKPAQVLLFDLN
- a CDS encoding glycoside hydrolase family 71/99-like protein; its protein translation is MKDNLALRFIAPFVTTGCLLTLGSAGMNAASLTREAVELETLRPYVGPSVRGVDTSTLSNKVMCGYQGWFNAEGDGAERGWVHWTRRRGPLAPGNAKIDLWPDVSELGADERFATGFTNAAGRTAEVFSSFKQPTVLRHFQWMRDYGIDGAFVQRFINDLRDPRALRHNNAVLAHCREGANRFGRAYAVMYDLSGLGTNRIHEVMDDWRTLRSQMKVTDDPAYLHHRGRPLVAVWGVGFNDGRRYTLEECRRLVEFLKQDGCSIMLGVPSYWRELERDAVKDPELHEIIKLADVVSPWTVGRYRSPVEAKRHGEKTWRPDMAWCAERKIDFLPVVFPGFSWFNMYGKQFDAIPRLKGEFLWSQFVTAKRARATMIYVAMFDEVDEGTAIFKCTNDVPAGSGVKFVTFEGLPGDFYLRLVGAGAKMLRGELPVTEALPATDLTPTALKGR